In the genome of Candidatus Omnitrophota bacterium, one region contains:
- a CDS encoding addiction module protein — MTIKSIEKNILQLPPKERIHIVEHVLASLNTPDQKIEKLWVAESEKRYAAYKSGKIKPISLQSIKKRFAR; from the coding sequence ATGACCATAAAAAGCATAGAAAAAAATATTTTGCAATTACCGCCGAAGGAACGTATCCATATCGTTGAGCATGTATTGGCCAGCTTAAATACCCCTGATCAAAAAATAGAAAAATTATGGGTTGCTGAATCTGAAAAAAGATATGCTGCCTATAAATCCGGAAAAATTAAACCCATCAGCCTGCAAAGCATTAAAAAACGCTTCGCGCGATGA
- a CDS encoding MFS transporter, protein MAKLTPDGRLLFLTRILRLFGYGAVSVILVIYLASLGLSQQQIGWLLALTLIGDAVISLGISLIADSVGRRRMLRVGALLMMFAGILFAFTDNFVFLLLAAIVGVISPSGNEVGPFLAIEQASLSDIVADDKRTGVFAWYNLAGFGATALGALSVGALFKILTAVGISPLVGYKIILVIYALTGLALWFLFGRVSNKVEVSSIPPSLNLASLVNSRLGIHQSRAMVLRLSALFALDAFGGGFILQSLLAYWFHVRFGADMMVLGGIFFGANLLAGISSLLAVRLAKRFGLINTMVFTHLPSNVLLILMVFMPNLTWAAVVFLLRCTISQMDVPTRQAYVMAVVTPSERSAAGGIANVARTLGTSAAPLLAGPLLANPALVSVPIILAGGLKIVYDLLLFRDFRKIKPPEELRDKL, encoded by the coding sequence ATGGCTAAATTGACCCCAGACGGCCGGCTTTTATTTTTGACCCGCATCCTGCGGCTATTCGGTTACGGGGCCGTGTCTGTCATCCTTGTTATTTATCTGGCGTCCCTTGGCTTGAGTCAGCAGCAGATCGGCTGGCTTTTGGCATTGACCCTGATCGGCGACGCGGTGATCTCTTTGGGGATATCGCTGATCGCCGATTCCGTGGGCCGGCGCCGCATGCTCCGTGTGGGGGCATTGTTGATGATGTTTGCCGGCATCTTGTTCGCTTTCACCGACAATTTTGTTTTTTTACTTTTGGCCGCGATCGTTGGAGTGATCAGCCCCAGTGGTAATGAGGTGGGGCCGTTTTTGGCCATTGAGCAGGCGTCTTTGTCCGATATTGTTGCCGATGACAAACGGACCGGTGTTTTTGCCTGGTACAATTTAGCGGGCTTTGGCGCCACTGCCCTGGGAGCATTATCCGTCGGGGCCTTATTTAAAATACTGACTGCCGTTGGGATCAGCCCTCTGGTTGGTTATAAGATCATTCTGGTGATCTATGCGTTGACGGGGCTGGCATTGTGGTTTTTGTTCGGTCGGGTCTCCAATAAAGTGGAAGTCAGCTCAATTCCGCCGTCTTTGAATTTAGCCTCGCTTGTTAACAGCCGTTTGGGGATCCATCAGTCCCGGGCAATGGTCTTGCGGTTATCGGCACTTTTTGCGCTGGATGCCTTTGGAGGCGGCTTTATCCTGCAGAGCTTGCTGGCGTATTGGTTTCATGTGCGTTTTGGCGCTGATATGATGGTTTTGGGCGGGATATTTTTTGGCGCCAACCTTTTGGCCGGGATCTCTTCACTTTTAGCCGTGCGGCTGGCCAAACGCTTTGGACTTATTAATACGATGGTTTTCACGCATTTGCCCTCCAATGTTTTGTTGATCCTGATGGTGTTCATGCCGAATTTGACCTGGGCGGCGGTCGTTTTTCTTTTACGCTGCACCATTTCCCAGATGGATGTGCCGACGCGCCAGGCGTATGTGATGGCGGTTGTGACGCCTTCGGAGCGCTCGGCCGCGGGCGGGATCGCCAATGTCGCGCGCACGCTGGGGACATCCGCGGCACCGCTTTTGGCAGGGCCGCTATTGGCCAACCCGGCGCTTGTCAGCGTGCCTATTATCCTGGCCGGCGGGTTAAAGATCGTTTATGATCTATTGCTGTTCCGGGATTTTAGAAAGATCAAACCGCCCGAGGAGCTTCGAGATAAGCTGTAG